One Lysinibacillus sp. OF-1 DNA segment encodes these proteins:
- a CDS encoding molecular chaperone, whose translation MTYTRVELMEMTTFQLRNICYKEKLITGLINTLTRDELIEKILRYRGAEEHLLIKENQDGGFERVEEALQKYLKTPLSDNGDIKIPAKMNLYKGMKIDKPDQYLIETGGFLVESNVLLVNEHFELCGILNIVKDDEKANCYYLVADQALGIRETKNKNYSFIFLRKQDSEYIYKTYYQETPLPPTNLHYYKVPIPDLEMKQLETTNAILAIDFGTTNTTAGVFLDSDYVSSPCSHDLLNKRITLNSINFVQFPDPLHQNEWIEVVPTVVAVADCSNADHINYHFGYEALKVMKKNSYTSLATKFQGIKRWVSNYAKLEEIMDANGNTAVIPRSQILREFLLYIVQMAEHQFKCRFQHLHISSPVKLKTQFLDMFHAILPEYQIEIEHALDEGMAVLYNTIANQIENQSFMDGKEYKALVIDCGGGTTDLSSCKFRIEDGHISYKIDIHTTYENGDTNFGGNNITYRIFQFMKIVFANYYSRGKNAYDIDALIDIPGKDIYRYVDDYGVEAVYKQFEKTFEDAESIIPTRFKEYENHTRDEYLRVRNNHYFLWEMAEEMKKEFFRKTGILRSRFYSESDIQQDSDLNITTVDRWCLSLLENHQFKDVYDYPNVYFNIKEINHLIKADIYDIVREFLEGFYESGMLGEYSIIKLTGQSCRIDAFREALKEFVPGRSIEFRQKAENVGKVPELKLACLRGALRYLNAKKIGMIETEVTNAAPIVPYTVSAFTHNRQEKLLISSLERLNQIHGTISRPWGVTEVEFFLTGSDPQAAHKYTYINRQEDFVPVLYESIASNYFDKIPQDETDSIVNGEVKFFVFAGEDHWGFHVVPVARKEEQLMIGSKEFFAFETDLSELDFFDGLK comes from the coding sequence ATGACCTATACACGTGTAGAGTTGATGGAGATGACCACTTTTCAGCTTAGAAATATTTGTTATAAAGAAAAGCTCATAACAGGGTTAATTAATACGCTAACTAGGGACGAACTAATCGAGAAAATTTTAAGATACCGTGGAGCGGAAGAACATCTATTGATTAAAGAAAATCAAGATGGGGGCTTTGAAAGAGTCGAGGAGGCACTGCAGAAGTATTTAAAAACACCACTTTCAGATAATGGTGATATTAAAATACCTGCCAAAATGAATCTCTATAAAGGCATGAAAATAGATAAGCCAGATCAATACCTCATTGAAACAGGTGGCTTTCTTGTAGAATCCAATGTGCTACTAGTAAATGAGCATTTTGAGTTATGTGGCATTCTAAATATCGTAAAAGACGATGAAAAAGCGAATTGCTACTACTTAGTGGCAGATCAAGCGCTAGGAATACGCGAGACAAAGAATAAGAACTATAGCTTTATTTTTTTGCGAAAGCAAGACTCAGAGTATATCTATAAAACATATTATCAGGAGACGCCACTCCCACCAACAAATCTACATTACTACAAAGTGCCAATACCAGATTTAGAGATGAAACAATTAGAGACAACCAATGCCATTCTTGCCATTGATTTTGGCACAACCAATACAACAGCTGGTGTATTTTTGGATAGCGATTATGTCTCATCACCTTGTAGCCATGATCTTTTAAATAAGAGAATTACACTCAATAGCATCAATTTTGTACAATTCCCAGACCCACTACACCAAAATGAATGGATTGAAGTTGTGCCTACAGTGGTTGCGGTTGCAGATTGCTCAAACGCTGATCACATAAACTATCATTTCGGCTATGAAGCCTTGAAGGTTATGAAAAAAAATAGCTATACATCATTAGCGACTAAATTTCAGGGCATCAAACGTTGGGTTAGTAATTATGCGAAATTGGAGGAAATAATGGATGCGAATGGGAATACAGCAGTTATCCCACGCAGTCAAATCCTAAGAGAATTTTTACTCTATATCGTTCAAATGGCTGAGCATCAATTTAAATGTCGCTTTCAACATTTGCATATTTCAAGCCCTGTTAAGCTGAAAACTCAATTTTTAGATATGTTTCACGCCATTTTACCTGAATATCAAATTGAAATTGAGCATGCTCTCGATGAAGGAATGGCAGTGCTCTATAATACGATAGCCAATCAAATAGAGAATCAGAGCTTTATGGATGGCAAGGAATACAAGGCTCTAGTAATCGATTGTGGAGGGGGAACAACAGACCTCTCATCCTGTAAGTTTCGAATAGAGGACGGACATATTTCCTACAAAATTGATATTCATACAACCTATGAAAATGGGGATACCAATTTTGGTGGTAATAATATTACCTATCGAATTTTTCAATTTATGAAAATTGTCTTTGCGAATTATTATAGTCGTGGGAAAAATGCCTATGACATCGATGCGTTAATTGATATTCCAGGGAAGGATATTTATCGGTATGTGGATGATTATGGCGTCGAGGCGGTTTACAAGCAATTTGAAAAGACATTTGAGGATGCTGAGTCTATTATCCCTACACGTTTTAAAGAATATGAAAATCATACGCGTGATGAGTATTTAAGGGTTCGTAATAATCATTATTTCTTATGGGAAATGGCCGAGGAAATGAAGAAAGAATTTTTCCGAAAAACCGGTATTCTTAGGAGTCGCTTTTACTCAGAAAGCGATATACAGCAAGATAGTGATTTGAATATCACAACGGTAGATCGCTGGTGTTTATCCCTATTAGAAAACCACCAATTTAAAGATGTTTATGACTATCCAAACGTTTATTTCAATATTAAAGAAATTAACCACCTAATCAAGGCGGATATTTATGATATTGTACGAGAGTTTTTAGAAGGTTTTTATGAAAGTGGCATGCTTGGGGAATATTCCATTATTAAGCTGACAGGGCAATCCTGTAGAATTGACGCTTTTCGAGAGGCTTTAAAGGAATTTGTGCCAGGTCGTAGCATTGAATTTAGACAAAAGGCTGAAAATGTTGGAAAAGTGCCAGAATTAAAGCTCGCTTGTTTAAGAGGCGCATTACGCTACTTAAATGCGAAAAAGATTGGCATGATCGAAACGGAAGTAACAAATGCTGCACCTATTGTACCGTATACGGTTAGTGCATTTACTCATAATCGTCAGGAAAAGCTTCTGATTAGTAGTCTAGAGAGACTGAATCAAATTCATGGAACTATCTCCCGTCCATGGGGCGTCACAGAGGTTGAATTTTTCCTAACTGGAAGCGATCCTCAAGCAGCACATAAGTATACTTATATTAATCGTCAAGAGGATTTTGTCCCTGTGCTATATGAAAGTATTGCATCGAATTATTTTGATAAAATTCCACAGGACGAAACAGATTCAATCGTCAATGGCGAGGTTAAATTCTTTGTCTTTGCAGGAGAGGATCATTGGGGCTTCCATGTCGTGCCAGTGGCTAGAAAAGAGGAGCAGCTAATGATCGGGAGCAAGGAATTCTTTGCCTTTGAAACAGATTTATCAGAGCTAGATTTCTTTGATGGATTAAAGTAA
- a CDS encoding pentapeptide repeat-containing protein — protein MQTQGVLQHFYEVEVEKRRLKYLLMLEDFFQASKDKLAEDFKTSFQKICQQLGEQQSLQQKGPIAHITFSMLRTELLEKNPHYLVEATDEEWFFDLHPLLTTYDAGWAHHFLEQYIQELSLYSKTFMGAITQADMERIKLQDAHHFHQYVLSLARYALPDIIRCPEYLALERDVAVEIRVGEFMDINEVVYSEDFASKDNEEIKAWLEEKVEGEYPYEVFSHLNLADGNYSDLDIRYAFFQKTNLTNCRLRDCLLIGANFRESRLIGTDLSFSSIHEADFSNSQLQDANFQQVQGACGLLDPQKWEVPGYLPVSFKNANLEGANFELANLRGACFIGANVKNTNFAGANLEKTIFSIEAKEYLKLDPFQTASIIWK, from the coding sequence ATGCAGACACAGGGAGTTTTACAGCATTTTTATGAAGTAGAAGTAGAAAAAAGAAGGTTAAAATATCTCTTGATGCTTGAGGATTTTTTCCAAGCTTCCAAGGATAAGCTTGCCGAGGATTTTAAGACGTCTTTTCAAAAAATATGTCAGCAACTAGGAGAACAGCAATCGCTACAACAAAAAGGACCGATTGCACACATCACATTTTCGATGCTACGAACAGAGCTATTGGAGAAGAATCCCCATTATTTAGTAGAAGCTACGGATGAGGAATGGTTTTTTGATCTTCATCCACTTTTAACTACGTATGATGCTGGCTGGGCTCACCACTTTTTAGAGCAGTATATCCAAGAATTAAGTTTATATAGTAAAACTTTCATGGGTGCTATTACCCAAGCAGATATGGAGCGTATAAAGCTTCAGGATGCCCACCATTTTCATCAATATGTCTTGAGCCTTGCTAGATATGCGCTACCTGACATTATAAGATGTCCAGAATATTTAGCTTTGGAGCGGGATGTGGCTGTTGAAATACGTGTAGGTGAGTTTATGGATATAAATGAGGTAGTGTATAGCGAGGATTTCGCATCGAAGGATAATGAAGAGATAAAAGCATGGCTAGAAGAAAAAGTAGAGGGTGAATATCCATATGAGGTATTTAGCCATTTGAATTTAGCTGATGGCAATTATAGTGATTTAGATATTCGCTATGCCTTTTTCCAGAAAACGAATTTAACAAACTGTCGTCTGCGTGATTGTCTGCTGATTGGTGCTAATTTTCGGGAAAGTCGGCTGATTGGTACTGATTTGAGTTTTAGTTCAATCCATGAGGCAGATTTTAGTAATAGTCAATTGCAGGATGCAAATTTCCAACAGGTTCAAGGAGCGTGTGGCCTTCTAGATCCTCAAAAGTGGGAAGTACCCGGTTATTTGCCAGTCAGCTTTAAAAATGCGAATTTAGAAGGTGCTAATTTTGAACTAGCAAATTTACGAGGAGCCTGCTTTATTGGAGCAAATGTAAAAAATACGAATTTTGCAGGAGCCAATCTAGAAAAGACTATTTTCTCTATTGAGGCAAAGGAATATTTAAAGCTAGACCCATTTCAAACAGCAAGTATTATTTGGAAGTAG
- a CDS encoding DNA/RNA non-specific endonuclease: MIPKVGSPGGKKKGKSGGSKGKSSKKSSKKKGSTKKKQKKSSKKKKKKKKKKKKWGKFFTKARKLKNSLSKSKLVKRAKKAIKKAILTTKKVVKKTKAAVSKAKQQVKTAVKQTKQVVKEKVLPAVKKAAQATTKAVKNAVKPKNLLDTLQVGLDLIGLIPGVGEVADGVNGLIYLARGDKVNAALSFGAMIPIVGWAATGGKLIKKGAGVVKGVSKGVQNVLKGPVGSVVDQVKKQVVNVKTQIQSKVAEVKQQLRQLGSQQWELAGAGGDIRRVEDTGTVGRNTTTPSPKPSNSQPTPSPKAVNYGEHFTKNGRKKVLKPNVEYKTPEGYTYRTDSNGRITDCEGTLVLGTAERNAYAQRTVGGKDRLPDDDGGHLIGAQFKGPKDIDNLVPQNSQINRSGGEWFNMETEWANALKETPPKKVTVQINPIYSGNSMRPDSFEVTYQIGNKREVTRTILNQPGG; the protein is encoded by the coding sequence ATGATTCCGAAAGTAGGCTCTCCAGGTGGAAAGAAAAAAGGAAAGAGCGGAGGATCGAAAGGAAAAAGCTCCAAGAAATCCTCCAAAAAGAAGGGCTCGACAAAGAAGAAACAAAAGAAATCGAGTAAAAAGAAGAAAAAGAAGAAAAAAAAGAAGAAAAAGTGGGGGAAATTCTTTACCAAGGCCCGGAAGCTGAAAAATAGTCTATCCAAGAGTAAATTGGTCAAACGGGCGAAGAAGGCCATAAAAAAAGCGATCCTGACCACGAAAAAGGTTGTGAAAAAAACAAAGGCGGCTGTGTCGAAAGCCAAGCAACAGGTGAAGACCGCTGTCAAACAGACGAAGCAGGTAGTCAAAGAAAAAGTACTACCGGCTGTAAAAAAAGCCGCTCAAGCGACGACCAAAGCAGTGAAAAATGCTGTAAAACCTAAAAATCTGTTAGATACGCTACAAGTAGGATTAGATTTAATAGGGTTAATCCCAGGTGTCGGCGAAGTAGCGGATGGCGTGAATGGTCTTATTTATCTGGCCAGAGGTGATAAGGTCAATGCAGCCCTCTCCTTTGGCGCTATGATTCCGATTGTGGGCTGGGCGGCGACAGGTGGAAAATTGATAAAAAAAGGTGCCGGGGTAGTTAAGGGTGTCAGTAAAGGTGTTCAAAACGTGCTGAAAGGTCCAGTAGGAAGTGTAGTAGACCAAGTCAAAAAGCAAGTAGTGAACGTGAAAACCCAGATACAATCCAAAGTAGCCGAAGTCAAACAGCAACTGCGTCAGCTGGGATCACAACAGTGGGAGTTAGCAGGAGCAGGTGGAGACATCAGACGCGTGGAGGATACAGGAACAGTAGGAAGAAACACAACAACTCCAAGTCCGAAGCCGTCTAATTCCCAACCTACGCCTTCTCCCAAAGCGGTGAATTACGGTGAACATTTCACGAAGAATGGTAGAAAAAAAGTTTTAAAACCAAATGTAGAATACAAAACACCAGAAGGTTATACTTATCGTACAGATAGCAATGGACGTATTACCGATTGTGAAGGAACGCTTGTACTAGGTACAGCTGAACGAAATGCATACGCACAGAGAACAGTGGGGGGAAAAGATCGATTACCTGATGACGACGGTGGACACTTAATAGGAGCACAGTTTAAAGGGCCAAAGGATATCGATAACCTAGTTCCACAAAATAGCCAGATTAACCGTTCTGGTGGTGAATGGTTCAATATGGAGACAGAATGGGCAAATGCATTGAAAGAAACACCTCCGAAAAAAGTTACTGTTCAAATTAATCCGATATACTCGGGGAATTCAATGCGACCAGATTCTTTTGAAGTAACTTACCAAATAGGGAATAAAAGAGAAGTTACTAGAACAATACTAAATCAACCGGGAGGTTAG
- a CDS encoding contractile injection system protein, VgrG/Pvc8 family codes for MNTYEEVIGYGELELVSPYEIQTLHNLTLTQTVNDHARLSITGFIPAEKKDSCMQLASTTDKIELYQKRKGQRLHALFKGQVTEMAVRMERGVYQIELEAVSSTFTMDCKQKYRSFQHNQMTYQAMLKKVLEDYSGADVIDTVSKATPLKQFILQYKETDWQFLQRMASHFRTVLVAAVDADKPKFWFGLPEGRMEKLSAANYTILKDRSKFLHSKHNDIERPIEERDTVAYVIDSRKILKLGDRVQLQGKKLVVAKSIAQMKQGILTYEYHLLFEKGIRQDRRSIPFLPGTAIEGKVLEVKKDQVRVHLTIDEVQKKEEATWFTLATPYTAEGHSGFYSPPEVEDSVHLAFPTHREEAAIVRHSVRKGGDANPKTADPKTSYWGTPKGKEMKLDPQSVTFTAQEGAVFLQLHQDSGITVHSKPSLLVKANGTITFAGKRVSMSAAESMRFTCGSSSLVFDGNTDIQGQVVTMEGSIKAPVSVASQEEADLESALDMMGMIPVGGGDA; via the coding sequence GTGAACACATACGAGGAAGTAATCGGATACGGCGAGCTTGAACTCGTATCCCCCTATGAAATCCAGACGTTGCATAATCTCACGTTGACCCAAACAGTGAATGATCATGCAAGGTTATCCATAACAGGATTTATCCCTGCTGAAAAGAAAGATAGTTGTATGCAGCTTGCCAGTACAACAGATAAGATAGAGCTCTATCAAAAACGTAAAGGACAACGACTGCATGCACTTTTTAAAGGACAGGTAACAGAAATGGCTGTTCGAATGGAAAGGGGAGTATATCAAATTGAACTAGAAGCTGTTTCATCTACATTCACCATGGATTGTAAACAAAAATATCGCTCCTTCCAACATAATCAGATGACTTATCAGGCTATGTTAAAAAAGGTACTGGAAGATTATTCTGGTGCAGATGTTATTGATACTGTGTCGAAGGCTACTCCTCTCAAGCAATTTATATTACAATATAAGGAGACGGATTGGCAATTTTTACAACGTATGGCTTCCCATTTTCGTACCGTGTTAGTTGCAGCAGTGGATGCTGATAAACCGAAGTTCTGGTTTGGACTACCTGAAGGGCGAATGGAAAAGCTGTCGGCGGCAAATTATACGATCTTAAAGGATCGCTCTAAGTTTTTACATAGTAAGCATAATGACATCGAGCGGCCAATTGAGGAACGAGATACAGTCGCCTATGTGATAGATTCTAGAAAAATATTGAAGCTCGGTGACCGTGTTCAGCTCCAAGGTAAGAAGCTTGTAGTAGCCAAGTCCATCGCCCAGATGAAGCAAGGTATCCTTACTTATGAATATCATTTGTTGTTTGAAAAAGGCATACGTCAAGACAGACGAAGTATTCCGTTCCTGCCTGGCACAGCAATTGAAGGTAAGGTTTTAGAGGTCAAAAAAGATCAAGTAAGAGTACATCTTACCATTGATGAGGTGCAAAAGAAGGAAGAAGCTACCTGGTTCACACTGGCTACGCCTTATACAGCAGAAGGCCATAGCGGATTTTACAGTCCGCCAGAGGTGGAGGACAGTGTCCACCTTGCCTTCCCAACACATCGAGAGGAAGCTGCGATTGTTCGCCACAGTGTACGAAAAGGCGGCGATGCCAACCCAAAAACGGCGGACCCAAAAACATCTTACTGGGGTACGCCAAAAGGGAAGGAAATGAAGCTAGACCCACAGTCCGTGACATTCACCGCCCAGGAGGGAGCCGTTTTTCTTCAGCTCCATCAGGACAGCGGCATTACCGTGCATAGTAAGCCATCCCTACTAGTCAAAGCGAATGGCACAATCACCTTTGCCGGAAAACGTGTGTCCATGAGTGCAGCTGAATCGATGCGTTTCACATGTGGCTCCAGTAGTCTTGTGTTTGATGGCAATACGGATATCCAGGGACAGGTTGTCACAATGGAAGGGTCCATCAAAGCCCCTGTATCAGTCGCTTCGCAGGAAGAAGCAGACCTTGAGTCAGCCCTAGACATGATGGGGATGATCCCTGTTGGTGGGGGTGATGCCTAA
- a CDS encoding serine protease yields MNYFILSQDERISNAVEPVGIAQVIKKELLTLDRMEELEGLERQFPVLEKNDMLYIDFIEKPIALFSDAVKQLVEKYVPNMLFKAVVLTDMPKSMQTLYWLVIPPKVPCLSSQSEFHLDGTLKKLIIDEAMAAPYSCFQIEGIKENYIVINIELAESILRRAFQGIRLHKVQTSGRWHEILPIK; encoded by the coding sequence ATGAACTATTTTATTTTATCTCAGGATGAGCGAATTTCAAATGCTGTTGAACCAGTTGGTATAGCTCAAGTGATTAAAAAAGAGTTATTAACATTGGATAGAATGGAAGAATTAGAGGGACTAGAACGCCAATTTCCAGTACTGGAAAAGAACGATATGCTGTATATCGATTTTATAGAAAAGCCAATAGCGCTCTTTTCGGATGCTGTTAAACAGTTAGTGGAAAAATATGTGCCAAATATGTTATTTAAAGCTGTCGTGCTCACGGATATGCCTAAATCAATGCAAACGTTGTACTGGCTAGTGATTCCACCAAAAGTTCCTTGTCTTTCATCCCAGTCAGAATTTCATCTAGATGGAACGTTGAAGAAGCTTATTATAGACGAAGCAATGGCGGCCCCTTATTCCTGCTTTCAAATAGAGGGCATTAAAGAAAATTATATCGTGATCAATATTGAATTAGCAGAGAGCATTCTTCGCAGAGCCTTTCAGGGGATACGATTACACAAGGTACAAACCTCCGGAAGATGGCATGAGATACTTCCTATTAAATAA
- a CDS encoding DUF4280 domain-containing protein, which translates to MSEEMQTKGGDQRSYVVAGAKLSCSQGDQTSILKMPVSHGVYTKNKAQMNTMDYKPNINIQPFGLCQTLANPIVAAATAANNGVLKPMPCTPVITMPWINGKDDQLIENHPALISQSINMCMYCGTIKVEDDGQE; encoded by the coding sequence ATGTCAGAAGAAATGCAGACAAAGGGCGGCGATCAACGCAGCTATGTTGTAGCTGGTGCTAAATTATCCTGCTCGCAGGGAGATCAAACGAGTATCTTAAAAATGCCCGTTAGTCATGGTGTTTATACGAAAAATAAAGCCCAAATGAATACAATGGATTATAAGCCTAATATCAATATTCAACCATTTGGCTTATGTCAAACATTAGCTAATCCTATCGTTGCAGCCGCCACAGCCGCCAATAACGGTGTCTTAAAGCCAATGCCCTGTACACCTGTCATCACGATGCCCTGGATTAATGGGAAGGATGATCAATTAATTGAAAATCACCCAGCGTTAATTAGTCAATCGATTAATATGTGTATGTATTGTGGAACGATAAAAGTAGAAGATGATGGGCAAGAATAA
- a CDS encoding normocyte-binding protein: protein MLKELMFERLRKIENLEQRQLLKDIVSGVFVNLIDYQEDMNKKLEERIFNEIDDYENRYDIYTTLSAREDVDPIHDCLFPICPTDLEETKIDMEKLLESIKNNEPAILMTLFLECDSIEIQHLLAQQRIFNGHLATSQGLVEIKLSLTKNNRYLQKIKDLYSIFQRNGLPWKTINHPFVSKFIDVILIGCPPLNEDVEIFEVTIDLEEYEQQKRLNMVPLWNVQRHEVKNSGFPFPAIDRINYEHVLSLRKTGTQHGYLIDAEEDNIRYIKRSDSELTIVSPQDQSGVWQLLKVAKVEKEQVGKLTYELVSNRRNEHFMHKLSSKYNVNVSTKGEIIRLINSFQAADNLELLRIDILEGHLENRHFVHPFLKDATEDASHKKTMLLQFLSKQERDFMTNDVLSFLLAEVQRHFTEYKCVGKWL from the coding sequence TTGTTAAAAGAGCTCATGTTTGAACGTTTACGAAAAATAGAAAATCTAGAGCAACGTCAATTACTAAAGGATATTGTAAGTGGCGTTTTTGTAAATCTAATTGATTATCAAGAAGATATGAACAAAAAGCTTGAAGAACGTATTTTTAATGAAATCGATGATTACGAGAATAGATATGACATTTACACAACGCTTAGTGCCCGAGAAGATGTCGACCCCATTCATGATTGTTTGTTTCCGATATGTCCAACAGATTTGGAAGAGACAAAAATAGACATGGAGAAGCTTCTTGAATCCATTAAAAATAATGAACCTGCAATACTCATGACATTATTTTTAGAGTGTGATTCTATCGAAATACAGCATTTACTTGCACAGCAACGAATTTTCAATGGTCATCTTGCTACATCGCAGGGATTGGTCGAAATAAAGCTGAGCCTTACTAAAAATAATCGCTATTTGCAAAAAATTAAAGACCTCTATTCAATCTTCCAAAGAAATGGCCTACCTTGGAAAACAATCAATCATCCTTTTGTGAGTAAGTTCATTGATGTCATACTGATAGGCTGTCCACCATTAAATGAGGATGTAGAAATTTTCGAGGTTACGATTGATTTAGAGGAATATGAGCAGCAAAAACGATTGAATATGGTTCCGCTTTGGAATGTTCAGCGTCACGAGGTTAAGAATAGCGGTTTTCCATTCCCTGCCATCGATCGAATAAATTATGAGCATGTCTTATCGTTACGAAAAACAGGTACTCAACATGGTTATCTCATTGATGCGGAAGAAGACAATATTAGATATATAAAACGTTCAGATAGCGAATTAACCATTGTTTCACCTCAGGATCAATCAGGAGTATGGCAGCTACTTAAAGTTGCTAAAGTAGAAAAAGAACAAGTAGGTAAATTGACTTATGAACTAGTCTCGAATCGGCGAAATGAACACTTTATGCACAAGCTTTCTAGTAAATATAATGTCAATGTTTCAACAAAAGGAGAAATAATTAGACTGATAAACTCCTTTCAGGCAGCAGACAATCTTGAACTTTTGAGAATAGATATTTTGGAAGGGCATTTAGAGAATCGTCACTTCGTGCATCCATTTTTAAAAGACGCAACAGAAGATGCCAGTCATAAAAAGACGATGCTATTACAATTCCTATCAAAACAAGAGCGAGATTTTATGACGAATGATGTCTTAAGCTTTCTCCTTGCTGAAGTCCAAAGGCATTTCACTGAATATAAATGTGTAGGTAAATGGTTATGA
- a CDS encoding PP2C family protein-serine/threonine phosphatase, with the protein MRKENCDFKTGFLSEAGSFLQNKDYFAYTELDDVACWVAVKGLDADQEISSAELAVKAILEKFMEKPAMSRRAINKYLRHAQNILQAQSLRVRLKASIVIVVSDYSKMIVGVAGNSRLYHFRNGTLTYKSTDQSLAQEIVNSQNRSLDISQHEERGNLLNYLGKPNKFQPFVSKKMKLTDGDVLLLCTAGFWGDVSEIEMADALEGVKDSEQYTDLLEEILLSRQRKVVENYTVAAIFVNKVYQETNKNKMKYIKMIAAALVLALVVGGGTIFYQVKQAKKLAELTVEMKDHEKSGNVYFQDGNYDEALLAYSEGRNAAKKLKDPIHRNLLARKLRVTQLIINGDKSAETGKFTEALEHYEKAKKEGKLINGFGKEEVEQRIANMDSVVEIVDAIKDADFRFEAEDYNGALAIYEKARKKALAISFTGETQIKTKIEDTQEKINELKKAQKELKAEGLEKSGDQSYARQEYVQAIESYTLAQEIYQETELLAKVLGLERKIMNANDKLNPVPQVQPADNALPNEAEPPVDEVTDAS; encoded by the coding sequence ATGAGAAAGGAAAATTGCGACTTTAAAACGGGCTTTTTATCTGAAGCAGGGTCCTTTCTGCAAAATAAAGACTATTTTGCCTATACAGAACTCGACGATGTAGCTTGTTGGGTAGCTGTCAAGGGCTTGGATGCAGATCAGGAAATTAGTAGTGCAGAGCTTGCCGTAAAGGCTATTTTGGAGAAGTTTATGGAAAAGCCTGCTATGTCAAGGAGAGCTATCAATAAATACCTTAGACATGCACAAAATATACTACAAGCGCAAAGCTTACGAGTAAGATTAAAGGCTAGTATTGTCATAGTTGTTTCCGACTACTCAAAAATGATTGTTGGAGTAGCGGGGAATTCGCGACTGTATCACTTCCGAAACGGTACATTAACCTACAAAAGTACAGACCAAAGTTTAGCACAGGAAATAGTAAACAGTCAGAACCGTTCATTAGATATTAGCCAGCATGAAGAAAGAGGGAATTTGTTGAATTATCTAGGTAAACCAAACAAATTTCAACCCTTTGTGTCTAAAAAAATGAAGCTTACTGATGGTGATGTCCTATTACTTTGTACAGCTGGCTTTTGGGGAGATGTCAGTGAGATTGAGATGGCTGACGCTTTGGAAGGTGTCAAGGATTCTGAACAATATACAGATTTGTTGGAAGAAATATTGTTGAGTAGACAAAGAAAAGTTGTAGAAAATTATACGGTTGCTGCCATATTTGTGAACAAGGTGTATCAAGAAACGAACAAAAACAAGATGAAGTATATAAAAATGATTGCTGCTGCATTAGTTTTAGCCTTGGTTGTAGGTGGCGGCACGATTTTTTATCAAGTAAAACAAGCAAAAAAATTAGCAGAGTTAACAGTCGAGATGAAGGACCATGAAAAGAGTGGAAATGTTTACTTTCAAGACGGAAATTATGATGAAGCGTTACTTGCATATAGTGAGGGAAGAAATGCAGCAAAAAAATTAAAAGATCCTATACATAGAAATTTACTAGCTAGAAAATTAAGAGTGACACAACTAATTATCAATGGTGATAAATCAGCGGAAACTGGAAAATTTACAGAGGCATTAGAACATTATGAAAAAGCTAAAAAAGAGGGCAAACTCATTAATGGATTTGGTAAGGAAGAAGTAGAGCAAAGAATTGCCAACATGGATTCCGTTGTGGAGATTGTTGATGCTATAAAAGATGCAGATTTTCGTTTTGAGGCAGAGGACTACAATGGGGCTTTAGCCATTTATGAGAAAGCTAGAAAAAAAGCACTCGCCATTTCATTTACTGGAGAGACACAAATTAAAACAAAAATTGAAGATACACAAGAAAAAATAAATGAATTGAAGAAGGCTCAAAAAGAATTAAAGGCAGAAGGGTTAGAAAAAAGTGGGGATCAGAGCTATGCCCGTCAGGAATACGTTCAAGCGATAGAGTCCTATACGCTTGCGCAGGAGATTTATCAAGAAACAGAATTACTGGCAAAAGTTCTTGGACTAGAGAGAAAGATTATGAATGCAAATGATAAATTAAACCCTGTTCCACAGGTTCAACCAGCAGATAATGCACTTCCTAATGAAGCAGAACCTCCAGTAGATGAAGTAACTGATGCCAGTTAG